One window from the genome of Pseudanabaena yagii GIHE-NHR1 encodes:
- a CDS encoding DUF4365 domain-containing protein gives MINIKSRQELLSRAYVQAVASVAGFDTYSFGVDSDSVDIGIASKASSGTYKSPRLELQLKAPFKRNFVGTNVLSYSISKKNYDDLRANVYVPRLLVVLMVADDESEWLHQSEEQLILRHCAFWASLYGLPDLPIGQDDKSIRFSRGNVFNVESLRALMAMIADGGTP, from the coding sequence ATGATCAATATCAAATCAAGGCAAGAGCTATTAAGTCGAGCTTACGTTCAAGCAGTAGCATCAGTCGCAGGATTTGATACTTACTCATTTGGTGTAGACAGTGACAGTGTAGACATTGGCATCGCAAGCAAAGCCTCAAGTGGTACATATAAATCCCCCAGATTAGAGCTACAACTCAAAGCTCCTTTTAAACGCAATTTTGTTGGGACAAATGTTTTAAGCTACTCAATTAGCAAGAAAAACTATGACGACTTGAGGGCTAACGTTTATGTCCCCAGATTGCTAGTAGTTCTTATGGTTGCAGATGATGAGTCTGAGTGGTTACATCAATCAGAAGAACAGCTTATCCTTAGACATTGCGCTTTTTGGGCTTCACTTTATGGTTTGCCAGATTTACCAATAGGTCAAGATGATAAAAGTATAAGATTTTCTAGGGGGAACGTCTTTAATGTAGAGTCGCTAAGAGCTTTAATGGCAATGATTGCGGATGGAGGCACTCCATGA
- a CDS encoding GGDEF domain-containing protein, whose translation MKDFNSTLYEALLVAFGKVLAKYNVFAQGYILKDVGEEIISYLNNHGFEFKEQGTLDDLETLTNLFVKNGFAECLEIESADIGKNYIWRNLYGIAAYKELFDVADNPFLSCPLNLCLYYLADKHHKTMRLYSKSFDMENKVAQSQYDIVEKEDSQENAFESLVLENVKLYELARIREEQYHHQSITDALTGISNRRHILEEGAKAFVRAQRYNLQLSLLMIDIDLFKNINDTYGHSTGDRAICKLTSICSQLVREMDLIGRLGGEEFVIILPDTPLDGAINLAERLRQTIESEQIQTEDHTYFTMTISIGIANYNDSLNNFENMLSQADNALYKAKQMGRNRVVVADRL comes from the coding sequence ATGAAAGATTTCAATAGCACACTCTACGAAGCTCTCCTAGTAGCGTTTGGCAAAGTTTTAGCAAAATATAATGTATTTGCACAGGGGTATATTCTCAAGGATGTTGGTGAGGAAATTATTAGTTATCTCAATAATCATGGGTTTGAATTTAAAGAGCAAGGAACCCTTGATGACTTAGAAACTCTCACCAATCTTTTCGTCAAAAATGGCTTTGCAGAATGCTTGGAGATTGAATCTGCGGATATTGGCAAAAACTACATTTGGAGAAATCTATATGGCATTGCTGCCTATAAAGAACTATTCGACGTTGCCGACAATCCTTTTTTATCCTGTCCATTAAATTTATGCTTGTACTACCTTGCGGACAAACACCATAAAACAATGCGTCTATATAGCAAATCCTTTGATATGGAGAATAAGGTAGCTCAGTCGCAGTACGATATCGTCGAGAAGGAAGATAGTCAGGAGAATGCATTCGAGTCATTGGTACTGGAAAATGTCAAGCTGTACGAATTAGCTCGCATCCGAGAAGAACAATACCACCACCAATCAATTACCGATGCCTTGACAGGTATCAGCAATCGCCGCCATATCCTCGAAGAAGGTGCGAAAGCATTTGTTCGCGCCCAAAGATACAATTTGCAGTTATCTCTGCTGATGATTGATATCGATCTCTTCAAGAATATTAATGATACCTATGGACATAGCACAGGCGATCGCGCTATCTGCAAGTTGACGAGTATATGCAGTCAATTAGTGCGCGAAATGGATTTGATAGGACGATTGGGTGGTGAAGAATTTGTGATAATTTTGCCCGATACACCGCTTGATGGTGCAATCAATCTCGCAGAAAGGCTGAGACAAACAATAGAGAGCGAACAAATCCAAACTGAAGATCATACCTACTTCACGATGACTATCAGTATTGGCATTGCTAACTATAACGACAGTCTAAACAATTTTGAAAATATGCTTTCCCAAGCTGATAATGCCCTCTATAAAGCCAAACAAATGGGGCGAAACCGAGTGGTAGTCGCCGATAGATTGTGA
- a CDS encoding response regulator transcription factor encodes MSGHILLVDDEPGLREAVQAYLEDSGFAVQVANNARDAWQLLEQTTPDLVISDIMMPQVSGYEFLKQMREDVRFLNLPVVFLTAKGMTKDRIEGYNAGCDAYLSKPFDPDELVAIAENLIARRAMQAVTANSNTSEITDLAGQLAEIKALLKQKPAINVTPPPIKIEFTPREQSVLELVVEGLMNKEIAKRLGTTIRNVEKYVSRLFSKTGTSSRTELVRYALQHGLIDSYS; translated from the coding sequence ATGTCAGGACATATCCTACTTGTGGATGATGAACCAGGTCTCAGAGAAGCTGTGCAAGCCTATCTCGAAGACAGTGGTTTTGCGGTGCAGGTTGCTAACAACGCAAGGGATGCGTGGCAACTGCTAGAGCAAACTACACCAGATTTGGTAATTTCGGACATCATGATGCCGCAGGTAAGTGGGTATGAGTTTCTGAAGCAAATGCGTGAGGATGTTAGATTTCTAAACCTACCCGTCGTATTTTTGACCGCTAAGGGCATGACCAAGGATCGCATCGAAGGCTATAACGCTGGTTGTGATGCTTACCTATCGAAACCCTTTGACCCTGATGAGCTAGTGGCGATCGCTGAGAATTTAATTGCCCGTCGTGCTATGCAAGCTGTCACCGCCAATAGCAACACCTCGGAAATCACAGATCTTGCTGGACAACTGGCGGAAATCAAGGCTCTTCTCAAACAAAAGCCTGCTATTAATGTCACGCCGCCACCAATTAAAATTGAATTTACGCCACGAGAACAAAGCGTATTAGAACTTGTGGTTGAAGGCTTAATGAATAAAGAAATTGCTAAACGTCTTGGTACGACTATTCGCAATGTTGAGAAATATGTCAGCCGTTTATTTAGCAAAACAGGTACAAGCAGCCGCACTGAATTAGTCCGCTATGCTCTGCAACATGGTTTGATTGACTCCTATTCATAG
- the rpsB gene encoding 30S ribosomal protein S2, whose translation MGVVTLAQLLESGVHFGHQTRRWNPKMEPYIFTERNGVHIIDLVQTAQYLEEAYAYLRQASEQGKKVLFVGTKRQAAGLIAQEAARCGSYYINQRWLGGMLTNWTTIKTRVDRLKDLERRDESGALDRLPKKEASTLRREMEKLRKYLGGIKLMRKPPDIVIIVDHKREYNAVQECQKLRIPIVSLLDTNCDPDSVDIGIPANDDAIRSIKLIVGKLADAIYEGRHGDIEDIEYEISAEEVEAYADDEIITGDEEEAEA comes from the coding sequence ATGGGAGTCGTAACCCTAGCCCAATTGCTAGAGTCGGGAGTTCACTTCGGGCATCAAACCCGTCGCTGGAACCCCAAGATGGAGCCTTACATCTTCACTGAGCGTAATGGCGTTCACATCATTGACCTTGTGCAAACCGCACAGTACCTCGAAGAAGCCTATGCTTATTTGCGTCAAGCTTCCGAACAAGGCAAGAAAGTATTATTTGTCGGAACCAAGCGTCAAGCTGCTGGTCTGATTGCTCAAGAAGCTGCTCGTTGTGGTAGCTACTACATCAACCAACGCTGGTTGGGTGGAATGCTCACCAACTGGACAACGATCAAAACCCGTGTCGATCGTCTCAAGGATCTCGAACGTCGCGATGAAAGTGGTGCATTAGATCGCCTACCTAAAAAGGAAGCATCTACCCTCCGTCGCGAAATGGAAAAGCTCCGCAAGTATCTCGGTGGTATCAAGTTGATGCGTAAGCCACCCGACATCGTGATCATCGTTGACCACAAGCGCGAATACAACGCGGTTCAAGAATGTCAAAAGCTGCGTATTCCCATCGTGTCTTTACTTGACACCAACTGCGATCCCGATAGCGTTGACATCGGTATTCCTGCCAATGATGACGCAATTCGCTCGATCAAGTTGATTGTCGGTAAACTTGCCGATGCGATCTACGAAGGTCGTCATGGCGATATTGAAGACATCGAATATGAAATCTCTGCTGAAGAAGTAGAAGCCTATGCTGATGATGAAATCATCACTGGCGACGAAGAAGAAGCAGAAGCATAA
- a CDS encoding HAD domain-containing protein: MWIFLDIDGVLVPEKKFDKPVPQEDYMKFDPECLEKFENVLRKFTEARVVISSSWREIFPFEVIPPLFSSDITARIVGATPLLETTIIHNFQFLRHQEVLEYLRQNQAEGSSWVAVDDIPEHYAPNTPVVVTDPYIGFDDNSAKILTQYLSAFRA; encoded by the coding sequence ATGTGGATTTTCTTAGATATTGATGGGGTACTTGTCCCTGAGAAAAAATTTGACAAGCCAGTTCCACAAGAGGATTACATGAAATTTGATCCTGAATGTCTTGAGAAATTTGAAAATGTTCTACGGAAATTTACTGAAGCAAGAGTGGTCATAAGCTCTTCGTGGCGAGAAATTTTTCCCTTTGAAGTAATCCCACCACTTTTTTCGTCAGATATTACAGCGCGGATAGTTGGTGCAACTCCTCTCTTAGAAACTACGATTATCCACAATTTCCAGTTTCTCCGTCATCAGGAGGTTTTGGAATATCTGAGACAAAATCAAGCAGAAGGCTCCAGTTGGGTAGCAGTTGACGATATTCCTGAACATTACGCACCAAACACACCAGTTGTTGTAACTGATCCTTATATTGGGTTTGACGATAATTCAGCTAAAATTCTTACCCAGTACCTAAGTGCATTTAGAGCATAA
- the gnd gene encoding decarboxylating NADP(+)-dependent phosphogluconate dehydrogenase, which produces MTSDKQNFGLIGLAVMGENLALNIERNGFSMSVYNRSRDKTDKFLATRAAGKNFKGTFTIADFVASLERPRKMLIMVKAGAPVDAVIQELIPFLDEGDIIIDGGNSLYNDTDRRTVELEKINLKFIGMGVSGGEEGALNGPSMMPGGQKSAYAEIEPIVTKIAAQVDDGACVTYIGKGSAGHYVKMVHNGIEYGDMQLIAEAYDLLSNGLGLSASELHETFTAWRSSELDSYLIDITADIFTKADDLTGDALVNKILDAAGQKGTGKWTVQSAFDLGVPIPTMIAAVTARVISSYKEERVAASKVLISSTSGKYQGDRQEFIDAVRDALYCSKICSYAQGMALLSAASRDFGYDLNLGEIARIWKGGCIIRAAFLDKIKLAFQRNPQLPNLLVDPDFKQTILTKEVAWRKVVVAAAQLGIPIPAFSASLDYFDSYRRDRLPQNLTQAQRDYFGAHTYERTDKPRGEFFHTEWMK; this is translated from the coding sequence ATGACATCTGACAAGCAAAATTTTGGACTGATTGGTTTGGCGGTGATGGGTGAAAACCTTGCTCTAAACATTGAGCGCAATGGTTTTTCGATGAGTGTTTATAACCGCAGCCGCGATAAAACCGACAAGTTTCTTGCCACTCGTGCGGCTGGGAAAAATTTCAAAGGCACATTTACGATCGCTGATTTTGTTGCATCGTTAGAGCGTCCCCGCAAAATGTTGATCATGGTGAAGGCAGGCGCACCTGTGGATGCCGTAATCCAAGAACTAATTCCATTTCTAGATGAAGGCGACATCATCATTGATGGTGGTAACTCGCTCTACAACGACACCGATCGCCGCACGGTGGAGCTAGAGAAGATTAATTTGAAATTCATCGGTATGGGTGTGAGTGGTGGTGAAGAAGGCGCACTCAATGGACCGAGCATGATGCCCGGTGGACAAAAATCTGCCTACGCCGAGATCGAGCCAATTGTGACGAAAATCGCAGCTCAAGTTGATGATGGTGCTTGTGTGACTTACATCGGTAAGGGTAGCGCAGGGCATTATGTGAAGATGGTGCATAACGGCATTGAGTATGGCGATATGCAGTTAATTGCTGAAGCCTATGATTTGCTCAGTAATGGGTTAGGACTATCTGCTAGTGAGTTACATGAAACCTTTACCGCATGGCGTAGTTCCGAACTCGATTCTTATTTGATTGATATTACGGCGGATATTTTCACTAAGGCGGATGATTTAACTGGGGATGCACTCGTCAATAAAATTCTCGATGCAGCAGGTCAAAAGGGAACAGGCAAATGGACAGTGCAAAGTGCTTTTGATTTAGGTGTACCGATCCCCACAATGATCGCGGCGGTGACAGCACGGGTAATTTCTTCTTATAAGGAAGAGCGGGTGGCTGCCTCGAAGGTACTGATCAGCTCGACCTCTGGTAAATACCAAGGCGATCGCCAAGAGTTTATTGATGCTGTGCGGGATGCGCTGTACTGTTCTAAAATTTGTTCCTATGCTCAAGGCATGGCGCTTTTGAGTGCAGCATCTCGTGACTTTGGTTATGACTTAAATCTGGGTGAAATTGCCCGTATCTGGAAAGGCGGTTGCATCATTCGTGCGGCTTTCCTTGACAAGATTAAGCTAGCTTTTCAGCGCAATCCTCAATTGCCTAACCTGTTAGTCGATCCCGATTTCAAACAAACCATCCTCACCAAAGAGGTAGCATGGCGCAAAGTGGTTGTGGCGGCGGCTCAGTTGGGTATTCCGATTCCCGCATTTAGTGCGTCTCTCGATTATTTTGATAGCTACCGTCGCGATCGCCTACCTCAAAACTTGACACAGGCACAACGCGATTACTTTGGCGCACATACCTACGAGCGCACCGACAAGCCCAGAGGTGAGTTTTTTCACACCGAATGGATGAAGTAA
- a CDS encoding anhydro-N-acetylmuramic acid kinase, whose protein sequence is MINAPTDKILAIGLMSGTSVDGIDAALVEICDRQGILSTNLIAGHTYEYEADLRKEILAVCAGEPRSLQQICELDDRIAESFAKAALAITEKSDRQPNLIGSHGQTVFHRPPAGQKMGYTVQLGRGAVIAELTGIKTVSDFRVADIEVGGQGAPLVPMVDALLLSHPTKYRACQNIGGISNVTYLPPNAGAIPEQIFGFDNGAGNVLMDMATQKLFGQPFDRDGAIARQGKANLELINQWLEQEFFLIPPPKSTGRELFSPDYLKARLEECQDLSNYDILATLTEFTARAISKSYRDFLPVLPEEVLVGGGGGRNGYLMERLQDLLKPAIVKRTDDFGLSGDSKEAIAFAVLGYLRIKERYGNLPSVTGAKRSVLLGRIFA, encoded by the coding sequence ATGATTAATGCGCCAACGGACAAAATATTAGCGATCGGCTTGATGAGTGGCACATCGGTGGATGGGATTGATGCTGCGCTTGTAGAAATTTGCGATCGCCAAGGTATCCTCAGCACTAACCTAATCGCAGGGCATACCTATGAATATGAAGCAGATTTAAGAAAAGAAATCCTTGCTGTTTGTGCAGGTGAGCCGCGATCGCTACAGCAAATATGTGAACTCGATGATCGCATTGCTGAGAGTTTTGCTAAAGCAGCTTTAGCGATTACGGAGAAAAGCGATCGCCAGCCAAATTTAATTGGATCTCACGGTCAAACCGTATTTCATCGTCCACCCGCAGGTCAAAAGATGGGATATACGGTGCAACTGGGGCGAGGTGCAGTCATTGCAGAATTGACAGGAATTAAGACGGTCAGTGATTTTCGGGTTGCGGATATTGAAGTGGGAGGGCAAGGTGCGCCGCTAGTGCCGATGGTAGATGCTTTGTTGTTATCGCACCCTACTAAATATCGGGCTTGTCAAAATATTGGCGGGATTAGCAATGTCACCTATTTGCCACCCAATGCAGGAGCAATTCCAGAGCAAATATTTGGTTTTGATAATGGGGCGGGAAATGTCCTGATGGATATGGCAACTCAAAAATTATTTGGTCAACCTTTTGATCGAGATGGGGCGATCGCACGACAAGGTAAAGCTAATTTAGAGCTAATCAATCAATGGCTAGAGCAAGAATTTTTTCTCATTCCTCCGCCAAAATCAACGGGGCGCGAGTTATTCAGTCCAGATTATTTAAAAGCGCGTTTAGAGGAATGCCAAGATTTAAGTAATTACGATATTCTCGCCACGTTGACGGAATTTACGGCTAGGGCGATCTCCAAAAGCTATCGTGATTTTCTGCCTGTATTGCCTGAAGAGGTTTTAGTCGGCGGTGGTGGTGGTCGCAATGGTTACTTGATGGAGCGCTTACAGGATTTGCTCAAACCTGCGATCGTGAAACGTACTGATGACTTTGGTTTGAGTGGCGATAGTAAAGAGGCGATCGCCTTTGCGGTCTTAGGATATTTACGAATTAAAGAGCGCTATGGCAATTTACCCAGTGTCACAGGAGCCAAGCGATCGGTATTACTAGGCAGAATCTTTGCATAA